The proteins below come from a single Salinibacterium sp. NK8237 genomic window:
- a CDS encoding HAD family hydrolase, whose product MTLLFIFDMDDVLYKYDWRARMAAMSELTGLSFLDLRRLWWHENGEFGAEAGLYPTGDEYLAAFEEAIGHSVDVDRWLEIRANAMTAWPDSLAAARRASELGQATLLTNNGSLLGDNLSVVAPELVEIFGDHLRSSSYYGARKPNPVVFERTLEAYGIEAENAFFADDMADNVAGAETLGITGHHFRTGVELHQAIEEFAAARA is encoded by the coding sequence GCATGGCCGCCATGAGTGAGCTCACGGGGCTCAGTTTTCTCGATTTACGACGCCTCTGGTGGCACGAAAACGGCGAGTTCGGGGCCGAAGCGGGCCTGTATCCAACCGGCGATGAGTATCTCGCAGCCTTTGAAGAAGCGATCGGCCACAGCGTGGATGTCGACCGCTGGCTAGAGATTCGAGCCAACGCGATGACCGCGTGGCCTGATTCGCTCGCCGCCGCCCGACGAGCGTCAGAACTGGGTCAAGCGACCCTGCTCACCAACAACGGGTCACTGCTCGGAGACAACCTTTCCGTGGTCGCTCCCGAGCTCGTCGAAATTTTTGGCGACCACTTGCGATCATCGAGCTACTACGGAGCTCGGAAGCCGAATCCGGTCGTGTTCGAGCGCACGTTGGAGGCGTACGGCATCGAAGCCGAGAACGCGTTCTTCGCCGACGACATGGCCGATAACGTGGCCGGAGCGGAAACACTCGGCATCACCGGACACCACTTTCGCACGGGAGTAGAACTGCACCAGGCGATTGAAGAGTTTGCCGCTGCTCGCGCCTAA